A genomic region of Halopelagius longus contains the following coding sequences:
- a CDS encoding 30S ribosomal protein S4e yields MTRHQKRLSAPNSWPIERKENTFTVKAGAGPHGEDGVPLLILLRDVLGYVDSKKEARYALNEGNVLINGDTVSDEQRPVGMFDIVAFTQREEYFRVFPEQGGRLALTPIDAESADSRLGKIVRKQNVKGGATQITLHDGANIRLEDDEEAAEYSTGDSLVVDNETKDVVAHFPYEEGALVTAVDGTHSGEVGTVSEIIVTPGSGDNAVTVETEDGEFETVEQYVVVIDENFTDGGDDE; encoded by the coding sequence ATGACGCGACACCAGAAGCGACTGTCGGCCCCGAACTCGTGGCCGATCGAGCGCAAAGAGAACACGTTCACGGTCAAGGCCGGCGCCGGGCCGCACGGTGAGGACGGGGTTCCCCTCCTCATCCTGCTGCGCGACGTTCTCGGCTACGTGGACTCGAAGAAGGAAGCGCGCTACGCCCTCAACGAGGGCAACGTGCTCATCAACGGCGACACGGTCAGCGACGAACAGCGTCCCGTCGGGATGTTCGACATCGTCGCGTTCACCCAACGGGAGGAGTACTTCCGCGTCTTCCCCGAGCAGGGTGGCCGTCTCGCGCTCACGCCCATCGACGCCGAATCGGCGGACAGCCGCCTCGGCAAGATCGTTCGGAAGCAGAACGTCAAGGGCGGAGCGACGCAGATTACGCTCCACGACGGCGCGAACATCCGTCTCGAAGACGACGAGGAGGCCGCCGAGTACAGCACCGGCGACTCCCTCGTCGTCGACAACGAGACGAAGGACGTCGTCGCGCACTTCCCCTACGAGGAGGGCGCACTCGTGACGGCCGTCGACGGCACCCACTCCGGGGAAGTCGGCACCGTCTCCGAGATAATCGTCACGCCCGGAAGCGGCGACAACGCCGTCACCGTCGAGACGGAGGACGGCGAGTTCGAGACGGTCGAACAGTACGTCGTCGTCATCGACGAGAACTTCACCGACGGAGGTGACGACGAATGA
- a CDS encoding 50S ribosomal protein L22 — MGINYSVKADPDTSAKGMLRDRPISLKHSKAISRAIKGMTVEEAEEYLEAVIDGERSVPFKQHNTGVGHRSDIDGWDAGRYPEKASKAFLELLQNVASNADEQGFDGRAMEIMHVAAHKVGEQQGRKPRAFGRADPFNTTLCDVELIIEEVEE, encoded by the coding sequence ATGGGAATCAACTACAGCGTCAAGGCCGACCCGGACACCTCCGCCAAGGGGATGCTCCGCGACCGGCCGATAAGCCTCAAGCACAGCAAGGCCATCTCGCGTGCCATCAAGGGCATGACCGTCGAGGAGGCCGAGGAGTACCTCGAGGCCGTCATCGACGGCGAGCGCTCCGTCCCGTTCAAGCAGCACAACACCGGTGTCGGGCACCGCTCCGACATCGACGGCTGGGACGCCGGGCGCTACCCCGAGAAGGCCTCGAAGGCGTTCCTCGAACTCCTGCAGAACGTCGCGTCGAACGCCGACGAACAGGGGTTCGACGGACGCGCGATGGAGATCATGCACGTCGCGGCACACAAGGTGGGCGAACAGCAGGGTCGCAAGCCCCGCGCCTTCGGCCGGGCGGACCCGTTCAACACCACGCTCTGTGACGTCGAACTCATCATCGAGGAGGTCGAGGAATAA
- a CDS encoding 50S ribosomal protein L5, with amino-acid sequence MSESAEFHEMRKPQIEKVVVHMGVGEGGRELANAEDILEEITGQESVQTLASSDATPFGARRGDPIGTKVTLRGDAAVEFLETALPLADVRRKMFDETGNFSFGVEEHTEFPSQEYDPQIGIYGLDVTVNLVRPGYRVKKRDKVTRSIPNAHRMTVEDAVAFVESEFDVEVTE; translated from the coding sequence ATGAGCGAGTCCGCCGAGTTCCACGAGATGCGCAAGCCGCAGATCGAGAAAGTCGTCGTCCACATGGGCGTCGGCGAAGGCGGGCGCGAACTCGCCAACGCGGAGGACATCTTAGAGGAGATCACGGGCCAAGAGTCCGTGCAGACGCTCGCATCGAGCGACGCGACGCCGTTCGGCGCGCGACGCGGTGACCCCATCGGAACGAAGGTCACCCTCCGCGGCGACGCGGCGGTCGAGTTCCTCGAGACGGCGCTTCCCCTCGCGGACGTCCGACGGAAGATGTTCGACGAGACGGGGAACTTCAGCTTCGGCGTCGAAGAGCACACCGAGTTCCCCTCCCAGGAGTACGACCCGCAGATCGGTATCTACGGGCTGGACGTGACGGTCAACCTCGTCCGCCCCGGATACCGCGTGAAGAAGCGTGACAAGGTCACGCGCTCGATTCCGAACGCGCACCGGATGACCGTCGAGGACGCCGTCGCGTTCGTCGAATCCGAATTCGACGTGGAGGTCACAGAATGA
- a CDS encoding 50S ribosomal protein L2 — protein MGRRIQGQRRGRGTPTFRAPSHRYKAELSHKKSEEEDTVSGTIVDIEHDPARSAPVAAVEFDDGDQRLVLAPEGIAVGDTIQVGVSAEIKPGNTLPLAEIPEGVPVCNVESQVGDGGKFARASGTSAQLLTHDRRVAVVKLPSGEVKRLNPECRATIGVVAGGGRTEKPFVKAGKKHHKMKARGIKWPRVRGVAMNAVDHPFGGGGRQHPGRPKSVSRNAPPGRKVGDIASKRTGRGGKGGN, from the coding sequence ATGGGACGACGAATTCAAGGCCAACGTCGCGGACGCGGCACGCCCACGTTCCGGGCTCCGTCGCACCGCTACAAGGCCGAACTATCGCACAAGAAGTCCGAAGAGGAGGATACAGTCTCCGGTACCATCGTCGACATCGAACACGACCCGGCCCGCAGCGCACCCGTTGCGGCCGTCGAGTTCGACGACGGCGACCAGCGACTCGTCCTCGCACCCGAGGGCATCGCGGTCGGCGACACGATCCAAGTCGGCGTCTCCGCCGAAATCAAGCCCGGCAACACGCTGCCGCTGGCCGAGATTCCGGAAGGGGTCCCGGTCTGCAACGTCGAGAGCCAAGTCGGCGACGGCGGCAAGTTCGCCCGCGCCTCGGGTACGAGCGCGCAGCTTCTCACCCACGACCGCCGCGTGGCGGTCGTGAAGCTGCCCTCGGGCGAGGTCAAGCGGCTGAACCCCGAGTGCCGCGCCACCATCGGCGTCGTCGCCGGTGGCGGCCGCACGGAGAAGCCGTTCGTGAAGGCCGGAAAGAAGCACCACAAGATGAAAGCGCGCGGCATCAAGTGGCCGCGGGTCCGCGGCGTCGCCATGAACGCGGTCGACCACCCGTTCGGTGGCGGCGGCCGCCAGCACCCCGGCCGCCCGAAGTCCGTCTCGCGCAACGCACCGCCGGGCCGGAAGGTCGGCGACATCGCCTCCAAGCGCACCGGTCGCGGCGGCAAAGGAGGCAACTAA
- a CDS encoding 50S ribosomal protein L23 gives MSVIRHPLVTEKAMNEMDFDNKLQFIVDLDAAKPEIVEEIESRYEVSIEKVNTQVTPKGTKKATVRLSDDDDAQEVASRIGVF, from the coding sequence ATGAGCGTCATTCGCCACCCCCTCGTCACTGAGAAGGCGATGAACGAGATGGACTTCGACAACAAGCTCCAGTTCATCGTCGACCTCGACGCCGCGAAGCCGGAGATCGTCGAGGAGATCGAATCGCGCTACGAAGTGTCCATCGAGAAAGTCAACACGCAGGTGACTCCGAAGGGCACGAAGAAGGCAACCGTTCGTCTGAGCGACGACGACGACGCGCAGGAAGTCGCCTCGCGAATCGGGGTGTTCTAA
- the rpl4p gene encoding 50S ribosomal protein L4, translating into MKATIRDLNGDESGTLDLPEVFETNYRPDLIKRAVIAAQANRKQAYGSDPYAGMRTPAESMGSGRGMSHDPRQNGVARRVPHAVSGRKAHPPKAEKDQGKDINKKERKLAVRSALAATTDPELVSERGHRFDDDVELPLVVSDEFEDLVKTKEVVSFLESVGVYADVERSEDNKKVKAGQGKARGRKYTRPKSILFVTSEEPSKAARNLAGVDVATASDVNAEDLAPGTHAGRLTVFTESAIEEVADR; encoded by the coding sequence ATGAAGGCAACAATTCGCGACCTGAACGGCGACGAGTCGGGCACGCTCGATCTCCCCGAGGTCTTCGAGACGAACTACCGTCCGGACCTCATCAAGCGTGCAGTCATCGCCGCGCAGGCAAACCGAAAGCAGGCGTACGGCTCCGACCCCTACGCCGGGATGCGGACTCCCGCCGAGTCCATGGGTAGCGGTCGCGGCATGTCCCACGACCCGCGCCAGAACGGCGTCGCCCGACGCGTCCCGCACGCTGTCTCCGGCCGCAAGGCGCACCCGCCGAAGGCCGAGAAGGACCAGGGGAAGGACATCAACAAGAAGGAGCGGAAACTCGCCGTCCGGTCGGCGCTGGCCGCCACGACGGACCCCGAACTCGTCTCCGAGCGAGGACACCGGTTCGACGACGACGTCGAACTCCCCCTCGTCGTCTCCGACGAGTTCGAGGACCTCGTGAAGACGAAGGAGGTCGTCTCCTTCCTCGAATCGGTCGGCGTCTACGCGGACGTCGAACGCTCCGAGGACAACAAGAAGGTCAAGGCCGGACAGGGCAAGGCACGCGGTCGCAAGTACACGCGACCGAAGTCCATCCTGTTCGTCACGAGCGAGGAGCCCTCGAAGGCGGCTCGGAACCTCGCCGGCGTCGACGTGGCGACGGCGTCCGACGTCAACGCCGAGGACCTCGCGCCCGGCACGCACGCCGGTCGCCTGACGGTCTTCACCGAGAGCGCAATCGAGGAGGTGGCCGACCGATGA
- a CDS encoding putative RNA uridine N3 methyltransferase: MTLSVLVPSSLVREAEDKREATRKIGYVARAATVFRADRLVVFPDTEGERRWGSGFVETVLRYAATPPYLRKEVWGRRDELEYVGVLPPLRVASTTGSESDDSGSLQQGIVTEVGPDGRVRVNCGMQHPVSLYTPSDMEVREGERVAIRISSREPVRARIVDEPLPGFDVSRMGLEEALDRPDAGVAIATSRFGEPLTVGRLADLSSRIERDGATVVFGSPGRGLPEILGVDAEEVSVEPSDGPGFDLWLNTIPRQGSQVVRTEEAMFASLAPLTLTE; the protein is encoded by the coding sequence ATGACACTCAGCGTACTCGTGCCGTCCTCCCTCGTCCGGGAAGCCGAGGACAAACGCGAGGCAACTCGCAAAATCGGCTACGTCGCCCGCGCGGCGACGGTGTTCCGGGCGGACAGGCTCGTCGTCTTCCCCGATACGGAAGGCGAACGACGCTGGGGGAGCGGGTTCGTCGAAACCGTGCTGCGGTACGCCGCCACGCCGCCGTACCTCCGAAAGGAGGTGTGGGGGCGGCGCGACGAACTGGAGTACGTCGGTGTCTTACCACCCCTGCGCGTCGCGTCTACGACCGGCTCCGAATCAGACGATTCGGGGTCGTTACAACAGGGAATCGTGACCGAGGTCGGACCTGACGGTCGCGTTCGGGTCAATTGCGGAATGCAACACCCGGTCTCCCTCTACACCCCGTCGGATATGGAGGTGCGAGAGGGGGAGCGCGTCGCCATCAGGATCTCTTCGCGAGAACCGGTCCGTGCGCGGATCGTCGACGAACCCCTCCCGGGTTTCGACGTGTCCCGCATGGGCCTCGAAGAAGCGCTCGACCGCCCCGACGCGGGCGTCGCCATCGCGACGTCTCGCTTCGGGGAGCCGTTGACGGTCGGAAGGCTGGCGGACCTCTCGTCCCGCATCGAGCGGGACGGAGCGACCGTCGTCTTCGGATCGCCCGGGCGAGGGCTTCCGGAAATCCTCGGCGTCGACGCCGAGGAGGTGTCAGTCGAACCCTCCGACGGTCCGGGGTTCGACCTCTGGCTCAATACGATTCCGCGACAGGGCAGCCAAGTGGTGCGAACCGAAGAAGCGATGTTCGCGTCGCTGGCTCCCCTGACTCTCACGGAGTGA
- the rpmC gene encoding 50S ribosomal protein L29, with protein MAILYPEEIRDMTPAEREAEVEDLETELLNTKAVQAAGGAPENPGRVSELKSTIARIKTIQREEGDFEDEE; from the coding sequence ATGGCGATACTCTACCCCGAAGAGATCCGAGACATGACTCCCGCCGAACGCGAGGCGGAAGTCGAGGACCTCGAAACGGAACTGCTGAACACGAAGGCCGTGCAGGCGGCCGGCGGCGCGCCGGAGAACCCCGGCCGCGTCAGCGAACTGAAGTCGACCATCGCGCGCATCAAGACGATTCAGCGCGAAGAGGGCGACTTCGAAGACGAGGAGTAA
- a CDS encoding 30S ribosomal protein S14 → MSESETEQTGEHAARRTGQEKECRRCGRKQGLVGKYDIFLCRQCFREVARSMGFKKYR, encoded by the coding sequence ATGAGCGAAAGCGAAACAGAACAGACGGGCGAGCACGCCGCGCGGCGGACTGGCCAAGAGAAGGAGTGCCGACGCTGCGGCCGCAAGCAGGGCCTCGTCGGCAAGTACGACATCTTCCTCTGTCGCCAGTGCTTCCGCGAGGTCGCTCGCAGCATGGGATTCAAGAAGTACCGATAG
- the rplX gene encoding 50S ribosomal protein L24 — MTRQPSKQRKQTQNAPLHERQKQVRATLSDDLREEYGQRNVRVNVGDTVEVLRGDYAGTEAEVVDVDLKDAVVHVEDVTIAKADGEEVPRPLDSSNLRVVELDLEDERREARLNGEDNE; from the coding sequence ATGACGAGACAACCAAGCAAACAGCGAAAACAGACGCAGAACGCGCCTCTGCACGAACGTCAGAAGCAGGTCCGCGCGACGCTGTCCGACGACCTCCGCGAGGAGTACGGACAGCGGAACGTCCGCGTCAACGTCGGCGACACGGTGGAAGTGCTCCGCGGCGACTACGCCGGAACGGAAGCCGAAGTCGTCGACGTCGACCTCAAAGACGCGGTCGTGCACGTCGAAGACGTGACCATCGCGAAGGCGGACGGCGAGGAAGTTCCCCGTCCGCTCGACTCGAGCAACCTTCGCGTCGTCGAACTGGACCTCGAAGACGAGCGTCGCGAGGCGCGTCTCAACGGAGAGGATAACGAATGA
- a CDS encoding 30S ribosomal protein S3 — MADEHQFIEDGLQRSQIDEFFADELGRAGYGGMEVAKTPMGTQIVLKAEKPGMVIGKGGKNIRKVTKELENRFNLDDPQIDVQEVDEPDLNARIVADRLANALERGWYFRKAGHTTIDRIMDAGALGAEIVLSGKVTGARSRVEKFNRGYIKHNGEPAQEIVDEGQGVAVMKLGTIGVTVKIIPPGAVLPDDFEIDEEAEVEPVEQTAETEGVEELLEDEPEEIPEVEQEDVEVPDEEPEEVIDEEIVEEVVEQTEDVPAEGDEDEESADSDEEEAELDELDEDVEAEASDLVAEMEEADEADEDEEETEE, encoded by the coding sequence ATGGCTGACGAACACCAGTTCATCGAAGACGGACTCCAGCGGTCTCAGATAGACGAGTTCTTCGCGGACGAACTCGGCCGCGCCGGCTACGGCGGCATGGAGGTCGCGAAGACCCCGATGGGGACCCAGATCGTCCTCAAGGCCGAGAAGCCCGGGATGGTCATCGGGAAGGGCGGAAAGAACATCCGCAAGGTGACCAAGGAACTCGAGAACCGCTTCAACCTCGACGACCCGCAGATCGACGTCCAGGAGGTCGACGAACCCGACCTCAACGCGCGAATCGTCGCTGACCGCCTCGCCAACGCACTCGAACGCGGTTGGTACTTCCGGAAGGCGGGCCACACGACCATCGACCGCATCATGGACGCCGGCGCACTCGGCGCCGAAATCGTCCTCTCCGGGAAGGTCACGGGCGCACGCTCGCGCGTGGAGAAGTTCAACCGCGGCTACATCAAGCACAACGGCGAACCCGCCCAAGAGATCGTCGACGAGGGGCAGGGCGTCGCCGTGATGAAGCTCGGCACCATCGGCGTCACGGTCAAGATAATCCCGCCGGGAGCGGTCCTCCCGGACGACTTCGAGATCGACGAGGAAGCGGAGGTCGAACCGGTCGAACAGACCGCAGAGACCGAAGGCGTCGAGGAACTCCTCGAGGACGAACCCGAGGAGATCCCCGAAGTCGAACAGGAAGACGTCGAAGTGCCCGACGAGGAGCCCGAGGAGGTCATCGACGAGGAGATCGTCGAGGAAGTCGTCGAGCAGACCGAGGACGTCCCCGCCGAGGGCGACGAAGACGAGGAGTCCGCGGACTCCGACGAGGAGGAAGCGGAACTCGACGAACTCGACGAAGACGTCGAAGCGGAAGCGTCCGACCTCGTCGCCGAGATGGAAGAGGCCGACGAGGCCGACGAAGACGAAGAGGAAACGGAGGAGTAA
- a CDS encoding 30S ribosomal protein S19, with protein sequence MSSEYRTGREGEEFTYRGYTLDELQEMELEEVVELLPARQRRTIKRGLSRQHEKLLEDVREADPQETADSPLRTHLRDMPILPSFVDKTFAVYNGQSFERVQIEPEMIGHYLGEFQLTRNSVEHGQAGIGATRSSKFVPLK encoded by the coding sequence ATGAGTTCGGAATACCGTACCGGCCGTGAAGGTGAGGAGTTCACCTACCGCGGCTACACGCTCGACGAGCTGCAGGAGATGGAGCTCGAAGAGGTAGTGGAACTGCTTCCCGCACGTCAGCGGCGAACCATCAAGCGAGGACTCTCGCGCCAACACGAGAAGCTCCTCGAGGACGTCCGCGAAGCGGACCCTCAGGAGACGGCCGACTCGCCGCTCCGGACGCACCTCCGCGACATGCCCATCCTCCCGTCGTTCGTCGACAAGACGTTCGCGGTGTACAACGGGCAGTCGTTCGAGCGCGTCCAGATCGAACCCGAGATGATCGGGCACTACCTGGGCGAGTTCCAGCTGACCCGTAACTCGGTCGAGCACGGGCAGGCCGGTATCGGCGCGACCCGGTCCTCGAAGTTCGTACCGCTCAAATAA
- a CDS encoding 50S ribosomal protein L3, protein MPQPSRPRKGSMGYSPRKRVDSEIPRIRSWPDDDGSPGLQGFAGYKAGMTQVMMVNDESNSPREGMEEAVPVTVVETPPMRAVALRAYEQTAYGMQPVTEVWASEFDDELDRVLDLPNEDSFEEDADELRSAVEAGDIDDLRLIVHTVPGPMNNVPKKKPDVMENRIGGGSVQERLDFGLDLLEDGGEHAMSDVFRAGEYMDVAGVTKGKGTQGPVKRWGVQKRKGKHARQGWRRRIGNLGPWNPSRVRSTVPQQGQTGYHQRTELNKRLIDIGEGNEASVDGGFVNYGEVDGPYALVKGSLPGPNKRLLRFRPAVRPNDQPRLDPEVRYVSTASNQG, encoded by the coding sequence ATGCCACAACCAAGCAGACCACGAAAGGGTTCGATGGGCTACAGCCCGCGCAAGCGTGTGGATTCCGAAATCCCGCGCATCCGCTCGTGGCCCGACGACGACGGGTCGCCGGGTCTCCAGGGCTTCGCCGGCTACAAAGCCGGTATGACCCAAGTGATGATGGTCAACGACGAGTCCAACTCCCCCCGCGAAGGGATGGAGGAGGCCGTTCCGGTGACCGTCGTCGAGACCCCACCCATGCGCGCGGTGGCCCTTCGAGCCTACGAACAGACGGCGTACGGAATGCAACCGGTGACCGAGGTGTGGGCGTCCGAGTTCGACGACGAACTCGACCGCGTCCTCGACCTCCCGAACGAGGACTCCTTCGAGGAGGACGCAGACGAACTTCGCTCGGCCGTCGAGGCCGGCGACATCGACGACCTGCGTCTCATCGTCCACACGGTCCCCGGCCCGATGAACAACGTCCCCAAGAAGAAGCCCGACGTCATGGAGAACCGCATCGGCGGTGGCTCCGTGCAGGAACGGCTGGACTTCGGTCTCGACCTCCTCGAAGACGGAGGCGAGCACGCGATGTCCGACGTGTTCCGCGCGGGCGAGTACATGGACGTCGCAGGCGTCACGAAGGGGAAGGGCACCCAGGGCCCCGTCAAGCGCTGGGGCGTCCAGAAGCGGAAGGGCAAACACGCCCGTCAGGGCTGGCGGCGCCGTATCGGTAACCTCGGCCCGTGGAACCCCTCCCGCGTCCGCTCGACGGTCCCCCAGCAGGGGCAGACCGGCTACCACCAGCGGACGGAACTCAACAAGCGCCTCATCGACATCGGTGAGGGCAACGAGGCGTCCGTGGACGGCGGCTTCGTCAACTACGGCGAAGTCGACGGCCCGTACGCCTTGGTGAAGGGTTCGCTGCCGGGCCCGAACAAGCGCCTCCTGCGCTTCCGCCCGGCCGTCCGACCGAACGACCAACCGCGCCTCGACCCCGAGGTGCGCTACGTCTCCACGGCATCGAACCAGGGATAA
- a CDS encoding ribonuclease P protein component 1, whose product MALTPETLTRHELNGLRVEVVDAANPDLVGIAGRIVVETMRTLHVDTGSRVSQVPKQGATLRFEIPSATDPDTGSVRTDEAADADKASGTASKLPSETAGGLAGQSEGLAEDTSAASRNPSENCEGVAYVTVDGARLLSRPALRTEKAGDSTWR is encoded by the coding sequence ATGGCACTGACACCCGAGACCCTCACGCGACACGAACTCAACGGCCTCCGCGTGGAGGTCGTAGACGCCGCGAACCCCGACTTGGTCGGGATAGCGGGGCGTATCGTCGTCGAGACGATGCGCACGCTACACGTCGATACCGGCTCTCGGGTCAGTCAGGTGCCGAAGCAGGGCGCGACCCTGCGGTTCGAGATTCCGTCCGCGACAGACCCCGATACGGGGTCCGTGCGCACAGATGAAGCCGCCGACGCCGACAAGGCGTCGGGGACCGCGTCCAAACTTCCCTCGGAAACTGCCGGCGGATTAGCCGGTCAGTCTGAGGGGCTCGCCGAGGACACCTCGGCGGCTTCTCGGAACCCGTCCGAGAATTGCGAGGGCGTGGCCTACGTTACGGTGGATGGCGCACGTCTGCTCTCACGACCCGCCTTGCGAACAGAGAAGGCAGGTGACTCAACATGGCGATAG
- a CDS encoding 50S ribosomal protein L14, with amino-acid sequence MEALKADVTKGVGRGSLINCADNTGARELKVISVAGYSGTKNRQPKAGIGNKVTVSVTKGTPEMRRQVLEAVIIRQRKSIRRPDGTRVKFEDNAAVIIDEMEEPRGTEIKGPIAREVAERFGSIASTATMIV; translated from the coding sequence ATGGAAGCACTGAAGGCGGACGTCACGAAGGGCGTCGGTCGCGGTTCGCTCATCAACTGCGCCGACAACACCGGCGCTCGCGAACTGAAGGTCATCAGCGTGGCCGGCTACTCGGGTACGAAGAATCGACAGCCCAAAGCGGGCATCGGTAACAAGGTCACCGTCTCGGTGACCAAGGGGACGCCGGAGATGCGTCGCCAAGTGCTCGAAGCCGTCATCATCCGCCAGCGGAAGTCGATCCGTCGGCCCGACGGCACGCGCGTGAAGTTCGAGGACAACGCCGCCGTCATCATCGACGAGATGGAGGAGCCTCGCGGGACCGAGATCAAGGGTCCCATCGCGCGCGAAGTTGCCGAGCGCTTCGGAAGCATCGCGTCCACAGCGACGATGATCGTATAG
- a CDS encoding 30S ribosomal protein S17: protein MAIGLNVEEPEEACSDANCPFHGTLSVRGQTLEGTVASTDMEKTVVVEREYDVRVPKYDRYMKRRSRIPAHAPPCMDLEEGDTVRIAETRPLSKTKAHVVVEIVGGDD from the coding sequence ATGGCGATAGGACTGAACGTAGAAGAACCGGAGGAGGCTTGCTCCGACGCGAACTGTCCGTTCCACGGAACGCTTTCCGTGCGAGGACAGACGCTCGAGGGTACGGTCGCCTCCACAGACATGGAGAAAACCGTCGTTGTGGAACGCGAATACGACGTTCGCGTCCCCAAGTACGACCGCTACATGAAGCGGCGTAGTCGAATTCCGGCCCACGCACCCCCGTGCATGGACCTCGAGGAAGGCGACACGGTACGTATCGCAGAAACCCGACCGCTTTCGAAGACCAAGGCTCACGTCGTGGTCGAGATCGTCGGAGGTGACGACTGA